One uncultured Alphaproteobacteria bacterium genomic region harbors:
- a CDS encoding NAD-dependent epimerase/dehydratase yields the protein MTTPFLLIFGLGYTGSRLARECLAAGWRVAGTVRDAAKAEALRAEGLDARVFGADAAPAGVTHVLDTTVPGPQGSAGIAEVRRLGLRPSWLGMLSSSAVYGDCGGRWVDETALLAPGSPQARARAAAEAEWRAWGAETATPVQIFRLPGIYGPGRSALDAVRDGTARRIHRDGHRTSRVHVDDIVAALRLALAAPLADAVFNVADDAPAPNPEVVEYACDLLGRPYPPLERYEDLAPDDPRRRFLADRRLVVNARLKAALGWSPRYPTYREGLAAILAAGG from the coding sequence ATGACCACGCCTTTCCTGTTGATCTTCGGCCTCGGTTATACAGGCTCGCGGCTGGCGCGGGAATGCCTCGCCGCAGGCTGGCGCGTCGCCGGGACCGTCCGCGACGCCGCCAAGGCCGAAGCCCTCCGCGCCGAGGGGCTCGATGCCCGGGTGTTCGGCGCGGATGCCGCGCCCGCGGGCGTGACCCATGTGCTCGACACCACCGTGCCCGGCCCGCAAGGCTCCGCCGGGATCGCCGAGGTACGTCGCCTCGGTCTTCGCCCGTCGTGGCTCGGCATGCTGTCGTCTTCGGCCGTCTATGGCGATTGCGGCGGCCGCTGGGTCGACGAAACCGCGCTCCTCGCGCCCGGGTCGCCGCAGGCCCGCGCCCGCGCCGCCGCCGAGGCCGAATGGCGGGCGTGGGGCGCGGAAACCGCCACGCCGGTGCAGATCTTCCGCCTGCCGGGCATCTACGGTCCCGGCCGTTCCGCCCTCGACGCGGTTCGCGACGGCACCGCCCGGCGCATCCACCGCGACGGCCACCGCACCAGTCGCGTCCACGTCGACGATATCGTCGCCGCGCTCCGTCTCGCGCTCGCCGCGCCGCTCGCCGATGCGGTCTTCAACGTCGCCGACGACGCGCCCGCCCCGAATCCCGAGGTCGTCGAATACGCCTGCGATCTCCTCGGCCGCCCGTATCCGCCCCTCGAACGCTACGAAGACCTCGCTCCCGACGATCCGCGCCGCCGCTTCCTCGCCGACCGCCGCCTCGTCGTCAACGCTCGCCTCAAGGCCGCCCTCGGCTGGTCCCCCCGCTATCCGACGTACCGCGAGGGCCTCGCCGCCATCCTCGCCGCCGGGGGGTGA
- the rplT gene encoding 50S ribosomal protein L20, also posttranslational autoregulator (Evidence 2a : Function of homologous gene experimentally demonstrated in an other organism; Product type s : structure): MARVKRGVQTHARHKKILKLAKGYQGRNSTCFRIAIEKVEKALRYAYRDRRAKKRNFRGLWIQRINAGVRQHGMVYSRFIDGLNKAGIALDRKVLADIAVREPEAFAALVGQAKAALERAA, from the coding sequence ATGGCTCGTGTCAAACGGGGCGTTCAGACCCACGCCCGTCATAAGAAGATCCTCAAGCTCGCGAAGGGCTATCAGGGTCGCAATTCCACCTGTTTCCGCATCGCCATCGAAAAGGTCGAAAAGGCGCTGCGCTATGCCTATCGCGACCGTCGTGCGAAGAAGCGCAATTTCCGCGGCCTGTGGATCCAGCGCATCAACGCCGGCGTGCGTCAGCACGGCATGGTCTACTCGCGCTTCATCGACGGCCTGAACAAGGCGGGCATCGCGCTCGACCGCAAGGTCCTGGCGGATATCGCCGTGCGCGAGCCGGAAGCGTTTGCAGCCTTGGTCGGCCAGGCCAAGGCGGCTTTGGAGCGTGCGGCCTGA
- a CDS encoding conserved hypothetical protein (Evidence 4 : Homologs of previously reported genes of unknown function): MTFHVYDPAEGHRLAHDPLNAIVAPRPIGWIGSRDAADVANLAPYSFFNLFNYKPPILGFCSLGWKDSVRNIAATGCFTWNLCTEDLAAAMNATSAAVPPEVDEFALAGLTAVPGDAVSAPRVGESPVSFECRSTQTIRLADANGAELDAWLTLGQAVRIHIDERLIASGSFDTAAARPFLRGGGAADYFTISAAARRVLLRPG, from the coding sequence ATGACCTTCCACGTCTACGATCCGGCCGAGGGACACCGGCTCGCCCACGACCCGCTGAACGCGATCGTCGCGCCCAGGCCGATCGGCTGGATCGGCAGCCGCGACGCGGCGGACGTCGCGAACCTCGCGCCCTACAGCTTCTTCAACCTGTTCAACTACAAACCGCCGATCCTCGGATTCTGCAGCCTCGGCTGGAAGGACAGCGTGCGCAACATCGCCGCGACCGGCTGCTTCACCTGGAACCTCTGCACCGAAGATCTCGCGGCGGCGATGAACGCCACTTCCGCCGCGGTGCCGCCGGAGGTGGACGAGTTCGCCCTCGCCGGGCTGACGGCGGTGCCGGGCGACGCGGTCTCCGCGCCCCGGGTCGGAGAAAGCCCGGTGAGCTTCGAGTGCCGATCGACGCAGACGATCCGCCTCGCCGACGCGAACGGCGCGGAGCTCGACGCATGGTTGACCCTCGGGCAGGCGGTGCGGATCCACATCGACGAACGCCTGATCGCCTCCGGGAGCTTCGACACCGCGGCGGCCCGGCCGTTCCTGCGCGGCGGCGGCGCGGCCGACTACTTCACGATCTCCGCGGCCGCACGGCGGGTGCTGCTGCGCCCGGGCTGA
- the pheS gene encoding phenylalanine tRNA synthetase, alpha subunit (Evidence 2a : Function of homologous gene experimentally demonstrated in an other organism; PubMedId : 1537809, 1959653, 2991205, 6317865; Product type e : enzyme) — translation MDNLSSLRDEMLAAIDAAASVADLDEVRIAALGKKGRITGLMKELGGLDPDARRTRGQALNVVKDELAAALDARRQGLETAALEAQLARESLDVTLPARPDAQGTIHPISQTMDEVVAIFAQMGFTVAEGPEIEDDFHNFTALNIPPEHPARQMHDTFYLPEREDGSRYVLRTHTSPVQIRTMQGQTPPIRIVAPGRTYRCDSDMTHTPMFHQIEGLVIDKTTHFGHLKGCLIEFIETFFEVSNVPVRFRPSFFPFTEPSAEVDIGCSRKGGELHIGAGADWLEILGCGMVHPNVLTACGLDPAEYQGFAFGMGIERIAMLKYGIPDLRTFFDADLRWLRHYGFVPLDVPTVTGGLSR, via the coding sequence ATGGACAACCTTTCCTCCCTGCGCGACGAGATGCTCGCGGCGATCGACGCCGCGGCGAGCGTCGCCGACCTCGACGAGGTGCGGATCGCCGCGCTCGGCAAGAAGGGCCGGATCACCGGCCTGATGAAGGAGCTGGGCGGCCTCGACCCCGATGCGCGGCGCACCCGCGGCCAGGCCCTCAACGTCGTCAAGGACGAACTCGCCGCCGCTCTCGACGCGCGCAGGCAGGGCCTCGAAACCGCCGCCCTCGAAGCGCAGCTCGCGCGCGAGAGCCTCGACGTCACCCTCCCCGCCCGCCCCGATGCGCAGGGGACGATCCACCCGATCAGCCAGACCATGGACGAGGTGGTGGCGATCTTCGCGCAGATGGGCTTCACCGTCGCCGAAGGGCCGGAGATCGAGGATGACTTCCACAACTTCACCGCCCTCAACATTCCGCCCGAGCACCCGGCGCGGCAGATGCACGACACCTTCTATCTGCCCGAGCGCGAGGACGGCAGCCGCTACGTGCTGCGCACCCACACCTCGCCGGTGCAGATCCGCACCATGCAGGGGCAGACGCCGCCGATCCGCATCGTCGCGCCCGGCCGCACCTACCGCTGCGACAGCGACATGACGCACACGCCGATGTTCCACCAGATCGAAGGTCTGGTGATCGACAAGACGACCCACTTCGGCCACCTCAAGGGCTGCCTGATCGAATTCATCGAGACCTTCTTCGAGGTCTCCAACGTGCCGGTGCGCTTCCGCCCGTCGTTCTTCCCGTTCACCGAGCCCTCCGCCGAGGTCGACATCGGCTGCTCGCGCAAGGGCGGCGAACTGCACATCGGCGCGGGCGCCGACTGGCTCGAAATTCTCGGCTGCGGCATGGTCCACCCCAACGTGCTTACCGCCTGCGGTCTCGATCCGGCGGAATACCAGGGCTTCGCCTTCGGCATGGGGATCGAGCGCATCGCGATGCTGAAGTACGGCATCCCCGACCTGCGCACCTTCTTCGACGCCGACTTGCGCTGGCTCAGGCACTACGGCTTCGTGCCCCTCGACGTGCCGACCGTGACCGGAGGACTCAGCCGATGA
- the rpmI gene encoding 50S ribosomal protein L35 yields the protein MPKLKTKSAVKKRFRLTGTGKVRANVAYKRHGLSKRPQQMKRQARGTFILTEADAGIVKKFMPYA from the coding sequence ATGCCCAAGTTGAAGACCAAAAGCGCGGTGAAGAAGCGGTTTCGCCTCACCGGTACCGGCAAGGTCCGCGCCAATGTGGCCTACAAGCGCCACGGCCTTTCGAAGCGCCCGCAGCAGATGAAGCGGCAGGCGCGCGGAACCTTCATCCTGACGGAAGCGGATGCGGGCATCGTCAAGAAGTTCATGCCCTACGCGTGA
- a CDS encoding Signal transduction histidine kinase, protein MNIETWGTPSGSDTDYLAALRAAGALGARVADHDWAATPIGAIGSWPEWLRAIVLTVLESPHPMTLRLLPDLTTIYNDALAPMLGRRAETALGRRFDEIWPELVDEITPLFRRVLAGERVWKENLPLRVTRNGFEELGHWTLAYSPVRDPAGRVAGILSVVTETTEQVKARAASEHANRSLAFEVENAMRALAARDAAEREQEILRHELIHRMKNMLAVITAMVGQSIRGSSSLEQAAQTTASRLAAYARVHDIFTEGAWSDAGLREVVEAALAPHADGLADRVTISGPELRFGAQHALAIALAIHELATNAVKYGALSTDHGRVAIRWESEGECFAFTWTETGAPPIGGTPHAGFGSTLTDRIVPTYFSGFADKTFGPGGLNYTLRGTIFGKPQ, encoded by the coding sequence ATGAACATCGAAACTTGGGGCACCCCTTCCGGCTCCGACACCGACTATCTCGCCGCCCTGCGCGCGGCGGGCGCGCTCGGGGCGCGCGTCGCCGACCACGACTGGGCCGCCACGCCGATCGGCGCGATCGGAAGCTGGCCGGAGTGGTTGCGGGCGATCGTGCTGACGGTGCTGGAATCGCCGCACCCGATGACCCTGCGGCTGCTGCCCGATCTCACCACGATCTACAACGACGCGCTCGCGCCGATGCTCGGCCGCCGCGCCGAAACCGCCCTCGGCCGCCGATTCGACGAAATCTGGCCGGAACTGGTGGACGAAATTACGCCGCTGTTCCGGCGCGTGCTCGCGGGCGAGCGGGTGTGGAAGGAAAACCTGCCGCTGCGGGTGACGCGCAACGGCTTCGAGGAACTCGGGCACTGGACCCTCGCCTACAGCCCGGTGCGCGACCCGGCGGGACGGGTGGCGGGAATCCTGAGCGTCGTGACCGAAACCACCGAGCAGGTGAAGGCGCGCGCTGCGAGCGAGCACGCCAACCGCTCCCTCGCCTTCGAGGTCGAGAACGCGATGCGGGCGCTCGCCGCCCGCGACGCCGCCGAACGCGAACAGGAGATCCTCCGCCACGAGTTGATCCACCGGATGAAGAACATGCTCGCGGTGATCACCGCGATGGTGGGGCAAAGCATCCGGGGATCGTCGTCGCTCGAACAGGCGGCGCAGACCACCGCCTCGCGCCTTGCCGCCTACGCCCGGGTGCACGACATCTTCACCGAAGGCGCATGGTCCGACGCCGGCCTGCGCGAAGTGGTGGAAGCGGCGCTGGCGCCGCATGCCGACGGCCTCGCCGACCGGGTGACGATCTCGGGGCCGGAGTTGCGCTTCGGCGCCCAACACGCGCTCGCGATCGCGCTCGCGATCCACGAACTCGCGACCAACGCGGTGAAGTACGGCGCGCTCTCCACCGACCACGGCCGCGTCGCGATCCGCTGGGAGTCCGAGGGCGAGTGCTTCGCCTTCACCTGGACCGAAACCGGCGCGCCTCCGATCGGCGGCACGCCGCACGCGGGCTTCGGTTCGACCCTCACCGATCGGATCGTGCCCACCTATTTCTCCGGTTTCGCCGACAAGACGTTCGGTCCCGGCGGGCTCAACTATACCCTGCGCGGCACGATCTTCGGGAAACCGCAATGA
- the yliI gene encoding Soluble aldose sugar dehydrogenase YliI, whose protein sequence is MIARIATALTTLFLAGAAEAQQVPQVVRAESGNLAVEVYAGGLDAPWGAAFLPDGSLLVTEKSGTLRLVREKGRLGAPIRGVPEVVDRGQGGLLDVALDPAFAENRRVYLSFSEARDGGVATSVGRGRLTADAAAIEDFAVIFRQTPAVDGPNHFGGRLAFAPDGNLFVTLGERFNFMKEAQNPENTLGALVRVAADGSIPSDNPFANGGGDPAIWSYGHRNVQGAAIHPETGALWISEFGPRGGDELNLPVKGGNFGWPLVSHGVHYSGTEIPDPSTRPEFVDAIKFWTPVISPSGIAFATSDVLPGWRGSLLLAGLSSRALVRLSLDGERVADEERIAFGLRLRDVLIGPDGAIYVLTDGKGGRVLRLTAWRE, encoded by the coding sequence ATGATTGCCCGGATCGCAACGGCTTTGACGACGCTGTTTCTGGCCGGAGCCGCGGAGGCGCAACAGGTGCCGCAGGTGGTGCGCGCCGAGTCGGGCAACCTCGCGGTGGAGGTTTACGCGGGCGGCCTCGACGCACCCTGGGGTGCGGCGTTCCTGCCCGACGGAAGCCTGCTGGTGACGGAGAAATCCGGCACCCTCCGCCTGGTGCGCGAAAAGGGACGCCTCGGCGCGCCGATCCGCGGCGTGCCCGAGGTGGTGGATCGCGGCCAGGGCGGGCTGCTCGACGTCGCCCTCGATCCGGCGTTCGCCGAAAACCGCCGCGTCTACCTCTCGTTTTCCGAGGCGCGCGACGGCGGCGTCGCCACTTCGGTGGGGCGTGGCCGTCTCACCGCCGACGCCGCCGCGATCGAGGATTTCGCGGTGATCTTCCGTCAGACGCCCGCGGTCGACGGTCCCAATCACTTCGGCGGGCGGCTCGCCTTCGCCCCCGACGGCAACCTCTTCGTCACCCTCGGTGAGCGCTTCAACTTCATGAAGGAGGCGCAAAATCCGGAGAACACGCTCGGCGCGCTGGTGCGCGTCGCCGCGGACGGATCGATCCCGTCCGACAATCCGTTCGCGAACGGTGGCGGCGATCCGGCGATCTGGTCCTACGGTCACCGCAACGTGCAGGGCGCGGCGATCCATCCGGAAACCGGCGCCTTGTGGATCTCCGAGTTCGGTCCGCGCGGCGGCGACGAACTCAACCTGCCGGTCAAGGGCGGAAACTTCGGGTGGCCGCTGGTCAGCCACGGCGTCCACTACTCGGGCACCGAAATCCCCGATCCGTCCACCCGCCCCGAATTCGTCGACGCGATCAAGTTCTGGACGCCGGTGATCTCGCCGTCGGGCATCGCCTTCGCCACTTCCGACGTGCTGCCCGGCTGGCGCGGCAGTCTGCTGCTCGCGGGGCTCTCCTCGCGGGCGCTGGTGCGCCTATCCCTCGACGGTGAACGCGTCGCGGACGAGGAGCGCATCGCCTTCGGCCTGCGCCTGCGCGACGTGCTGATCGGGCCCGACGGCGCGATCTACGTTCTCACCGACGGCAAGGGCGGGCGGGTGCTGCGGCTCACGGCCTGGCGGGAATAG
- a CDS encoding Sigma-24 (FecI), translated as MAEAQDARLSTFIAQRAALVRAAAAILGCRIRAEDVVQDCCMRFLADEGAARGALHPAAYLQRMVRNLAFDHLRRQGVENRAHACCAVSCALHRAPRSPEDVTLGRDDLRAACAALAALPERHRRAFALHRIHGLTFREIGEHIGVSTATAHRLVRDALTRLMAALAEEVP; from the coding sequence GTGGCCGAGGCCCAGGACGCGCGTCTGTCCACGTTCATCGCCCAGCGCGCCGCGCTGGTGCGGGCGGCGGCGGCGATCCTCGGCTGCCGCATCCGCGCCGAGGACGTGGTGCAGGACTGCTGCATGCGCTTCCTCGCCGACGAGGGGGCCGCGCGCGGCGCGCTTCACCCCGCCGCCTATCTCCAGCGCATGGTGCGCAATCTCGCCTTCGACCATCTCCGGCGGCAGGGCGTGGAAAACCGCGCCCACGCCTGCTGCGCGGTGAGTTGCGCGCTGCACCGCGCGCCGCGCTCGCCGGAAGACGTCACCCTCGGCCGCGACGACCTGCGCGCCGCCTGCGCCGCCCTCGCGGCGCTGCCCGAGCGCCATCGTCGCGCCTTCGCCCTGCACCGCATCCACGGCCTCACTTTCCGCGAGATCGGCGAGCACATCGGCGTCTCCACCGCCACCGCCCACCGACTGGTGCGCGACGCGCTGACGCGGCTGATGGCCGCGCTTGCGGAGGAGGTTCCATGA
- a CDS encoding putative FecR (Evidence 3 : Function proposed based on presence of conserved amino acid motif, structural feature or limited homology), giving the protein MTALPARVLTEAADRLLALRAAPDDLARQSEARAWVEAHPDHRRAWGLAERAWVAAGDALDRPLPRAVNRNRGRRIAAALAACLALAFALPEVRVRLAADAVTPAGAGRTLALDDGSTVALAGDSALAVDLDGAARRLRLLRGAAYFEVAPDAARPFTVAAGAVTVTVRGTGFAVGRGDAVTTVAVAHGRVEVRAEGETAVLDPGERLEIGETGRRLSAVDPADVALWRADRLAVRDAPLGEVLDAIARRHGGGYLIGGDLRARRVTGVFDLSDPERALVALLATQRLVPRRIVGNLWRAAEK; this is encoded by the coding sequence ATGACCGCGCTCCCAGCCCGGGTTCTGACCGAGGCCGCCGACCGGCTGCTGGCGCTGCGCGCCGCCCCCGACGATCTGGCGCGACAATCGGAGGCGCGCGCCTGGGTCGAAGCCCACCCCGATCACCGCCGCGCCTGGGGTCTCGCCGAACGTGCCTGGGTCGCCGCGGGCGACGCGCTCGATCGGCCGCTGCCGCGCGCCGTCAACCGCAACCGCGGACGCCGCATCGCCGCCGCGCTCGCCGCGTGTCTCGCGCTCGCGTTCGCGCTGCCCGAGGTTCGTGTGCGTCTCGCGGCCGATGCCGTCACGCCCGCGGGGGCGGGCCGAACCCTCGCCCTGGATGACGGCTCGACGGTCGCGCTCGCGGGCGACTCCGCGCTCGCCGTCGATCTCGACGGCGCCGCGCGGCGGCTGCGGCTGCTGCGCGGCGCGGCCTATTTCGAGGTCGCGCCCGATGCTGCGCGGCCGTTCACCGTCGCCGCGGGCGCGGTGACGGTGACGGTGCGCGGCACCGGCTTCGCCGTCGGCCGCGGCGATGCGGTCACCACGGTGGCGGTGGCGCATGGCCGCGTCGAGGTGCGCGCGGAGGGCGAGACCGCCGTGCTCGACCCGGGCGAGCGGCTCGAAATCGGCGAGACCGGGCGGCGACTTTCCGCCGTCGATCCGGCCGACGTGGCGCTGTGGCGTGCCGACCGTCTGGCGGTGCGCGACGCGCCGCTCGGCGAGGTGCTCGACGCGATCGCCCGCCGCCATGGCGGCGGGTACCTGATCGGCGGCGATCTGCGGGCGCGGCGCGTCACCGGCGTCTTCGATCTTTCCGATCCGGAGCGGGCGCTCGTCGCGCTGCTCGCCACCCAGCGCCTCGTGCCCCGCCGCATCGTCGGCAACCTCTGGCGGGCCGCCGAAAAATAA
- a CDS encoding FOG: TPR repeat — MLAGAAQAAEPTPAAIAARKADAERYAKCMTQVESAPKDAFEAADAWAARGGGEPAKHCAAAALLRLGFPEEAATRLEALAKTTSRDDDVRAHMLDQAGQAWAEAKQWDKANAAQSEALRIAPGAADLWIGRARTRARAQNYGLAVDDLTEALKRDPKSVEALTLRASAYRYLDALDLARDDLDAALKLDPANPEARLESGIVHRLQGKPDLARRDWREALLAAPEDAPIVEDVRRNIELLELGEPPIPARP; from the coding sequence TTGCTGGCGGGCGCGGCGCAGGCGGCAGAGCCGACTCCCGCGGCGATCGCCGCGCGCAAGGCCGACGCCGAGCGCTACGCCAAATGCATGACCCAGGTGGAGAGCGCACCGAAGGATGCGTTCGAGGCCGCCGACGCATGGGCGGCGCGGGGCGGCGGCGAACCGGCGAAGCATTGCGCGGCGGCGGCGCTGCTGCGCCTGGGGTTCCCCGAGGAGGCGGCGACTCGATTGGAAGCGCTGGCGAAAACCACCTCGCGCGACGACGACGTGCGCGCCCATATGCTCGATCAGGCCGGGCAGGCGTGGGCCGAGGCGAAGCAGTGGGACAAGGCCAACGCCGCGCAGAGCGAGGCGCTGCGCATCGCCCCCGGCGCCGCCGACCTGTGGATCGGCCGCGCCCGCACCCGCGCGCGGGCGCAGAACTACGGGCTCGCGGTGGACGACCTGACCGAAGCGCTGAAGCGCGACCCGAAGAGCGTCGAGGCGCTGACGCTGCGGGCTTCGGCCTACCGCTATCTCGACGCGCTCGACCTCGCGCGCGACGACCTCGACGCGGCGCTGAAGCTCGATCCGGCAAACCCGGAAGCGCGGCTGGAGAGCGGCATCGTCCACCGCCTTCAGGGCAAGCCCGACCTCGCTCGGCGCGACTGGCGCGAGGCGTTGCTGGCGGCGCCGGAAGACGCGCCGATCGTCGAGGACGTACGCCGCAACATCGAACTCCTGGAACTCGGCGAACCGCCTATTCCCGCCAGGCCGTGA
- the pheT gene encoding Phenylalanine--tRNA ligase beta subunit has protein sequence MKFTLSWLKEYLDTAASVDELAVAMTGLGLEVEGVEDPSAALKDFIVADVVACVDHPDSDHLHVLEVNTGAETIQVVCGAPNAHTGLKGILARPGVAMPTDGMVIKKGKIRGIESQGMMCSFRELGLGDDHHGIVELTSAAPAGTPVVEVLALDPVFDVSITPNRADCLGVRGIARDLAAKGVGTFKDTPKPAIAAAFESPVGVVRAFPEGEGAACPIFSGRYVRGVKNGPSPQWLQDRLAAVGLRPISALVDVTNYFSIGRARPLHVFDADKLKGGITVRFAHDGEEVQALDGKTYALDARMVAICDDAGAQGIGGVMGGEPTGCTEATVNVFVESALFDPVAVARAGRALQVDSDARYRFERGVDPTSTLDGLDRAVALILDLCGGEASEMVVAGELPPAPKPIAFRPGRIKTLGGIDVATPEVVAVLERLGCAVAIEPEVLQVTPPTWRADITGEHDLVEEVLRVHGYDDVPATPMPRLPMPAVALTDAQRRRAWMRRALAARGLTEAVTFSFMDSRQAAAFGWSNPALKVDNPISSELDVMRPSVLPNLIAAAARNAARGIADAALFEIGPQFDGPNPGEQRLVAAGVRTGKTGPRHWGQPPRPVDAFDAKADALAALEAAGAPTASAQVNRNAPGWYHPGQSGTLTLGKTVIAQFGTLHPAAVKALGLKGRAVGFEVFLDALPAPKKRPTRARPLLKVSAYPAVERDFAFVVDAAVPADTLVRAVSGADKTLVQGVSVFDVFAGPGVAEGKTSIALSVTLQAMDRTLKDDEIEAAAQKIVAAVARATGGTLRT, from the coding sequence ATGAAATTCACGCTTTCCTGGTTGAAGGAGTACCTCGACACCGCGGCCTCCGTCGACGAACTCGCGGTGGCGATGACCGGCCTCGGCCTCGAAGTCGAGGGCGTCGAGGATCCGTCGGCCGCCCTCAAGGACTTCATCGTCGCCGACGTCGTCGCCTGCGTCGACCATCCGGATTCCGACCACCTCCACGTGCTCGAGGTGAACACCGGCGCCGAGACCATCCAGGTGGTGTGCGGCGCGCCGAACGCGCACACCGGCCTCAAGGGCATTCTCGCGCGTCCCGGCGTGGCGATGCCGACCGACGGCATGGTGATCAAGAAAGGCAAGATCCGCGGCATCGAGAGCCAGGGGATGATGTGCTCGTTCCGCGAGCTCGGCCTCGGCGACGACCACCACGGCATCGTCGAGCTGACGAGCGCCGCCCCGGCGGGCACGCCGGTGGTCGAGGTGCTCGCCCTCGATCCGGTGTTCGACGTCTCGATCACCCCGAACCGCGCCGACTGCCTCGGCGTGCGCGGCATCGCCCGCGACCTCGCCGCCAAGGGCGTGGGAACCTTCAAGGACACGCCGAAGCCCGCGATCGCGGCCGCCTTCGAAAGCCCGGTCGGCGTCGTCCGCGCCTTCCCCGAGGGCGAGGGCGCGGCCTGCCCGATCTTCTCCGGCCGCTACGTCCGGGGCGTGAAGAACGGCCCCAGCCCGCAGTGGCTGCAGGATCGCCTCGCCGCCGTCGGCCTGCGGCCGATTTCGGCGCTGGTCGACGTCACCAACTACTTCTCGATCGGCCGCGCCCGGCCGCTCCACGTCTTCGACGCCGACAAGCTCAAGGGCGGCATCACCGTCCGCTTCGCGCACGACGGCGAAGAGGTGCAGGCGTTGGACGGCAAGACCTACGCCCTCGATGCCCGCATGGTCGCGATCTGCGACGACGCGGGCGCGCAGGGCATCGGCGGCGTGATGGGCGGCGAGCCGACCGGCTGCACCGAGGCGACCGTCAACGTCTTCGTCGAATCCGCGCTGTTCGACCCGGTCGCGGTCGCCCGCGCCGGGCGCGCGCTGCAGGTCGACAGCGACGCCCGCTACCGCTTCGAGCGCGGCGTCGATCCGACCTCGACCCTCGACGGCCTCGACCGTGCCGTCGCCCTGATCCTCGATCTCTGCGGCGGCGAAGCCTCGGAGATGGTGGTGGCGGGCGAACTGCCGCCCGCGCCGAAGCCGATCGCCTTCCGCCCCGGCCGGATCAAAACCCTCGGCGGCATCGACGTCGCCACCCCCGAGGTGGTCGCGGTGCTCGAACGCCTCGGCTGCGCCGTCGCGATCGAGCCCGAGGTACTGCAGGTCACGCCGCCCACCTGGCGCGCCGACATCACCGGCGAGCACGACCTCGTCGAGGAGGTGCTGCGCGTCCACGGCTACGACGACGTGCCGGCCACGCCGATGCCGCGCCTGCCGATGCCCGCGGTCGCGCTCACCGACGCGCAGCGCCGCCGCGCGTGGATGCGCCGCGCGCTCGCCGCCCGCGGCCTCACCGAGGCGGTCACCTTCTCGTTCATGGACAGCCGCCAGGCCGCCGCGTTCGGCTGGTCGAACCCGGCGCTCAAGGTCGACAACCCGATCTCCTCGGAACTCGACGTGATGCGCCCCTCGGTGCTGCCCAACCTGATCGCCGCCGCCGCACGCAACGCCGCCCGCGGCATCGCCGACGCGGCGCTGTTCGAGATCGGCCCGCAGTTCGACGGCCCCAACCCCGGCGAGCAGCGCCTCGTCGCGGCGGGCGTGCGCACCGGCAAGACCGGGCCGCGCCACTGGGGCCAGCCGCCGCGCCCGGTCGACGCCTTCGACGCCAAGGCCGACGCCCTCGCCGCCCTCGAAGCGGCGGGCGCGCCCACCGCGAGCGCCCAGGTCAACCGCAACGCCCCGGGCTGGTACCACCCCGGGCAGTCGGGCACCCTCACCCTCGGCAAGACCGTGATCGCCCAGTTCGGCACGCTCCACCCGGCGGCGGTGAAGGCGCTCGGCCTCAAGGGCCGCGCGGTCGGCTTCGAGGTGTTCCTCGACGCCCTCCCGGCGCCGAAGAAACGGCCCACCCGCGCCCGGCCGCTGCTCAAGGTCTCGGCGTATCCCGCGGTGGAGCGCGACTTCGCGTTCGTCGTCGACGCCGCGGTTCCGGCCGACACCCTGGTGCGCGCCGTCTCCGGGGCCGACAAGACCCTGGTTCAGGGCGTCTCGGTGTTCGACGTGTTCGCCGGGCCGGGCGTCGCCGAGGGCAAAACCTCGATCGCTCTCTCGGTCACCCTCCAGGCGATGGACCGCACCCTCAAGGACGACGAAATCGAGGCCGCCGCGCAGAAGATCGTCGCCGCCGTCGCCCGCGCCACCGGCGGCACGCTGCGGACCTGA